CGGAAGTGTTCGCTGGGTGACAGCGGGGTCCTAGGCCGCGCCGGCGCCCGAACGGATCGCGGGGGCCGGCTTGGCCAGCAGGCGGGGATCGGCGCCCTGTTCCAGCAGGTCGGCGACGGGCAGGGTGGCGGCACCCGTCGCGACGGCGTCGAGGCCCAGGTAACCGAGCTGGATCGTGGTCTCGCCGAACGGGTGGCTCAGCGCGTGGGCCGACGCAGTGGAACGGATCAGCGGCAGCAGGCGCTCGCCGAGGGCGAGGCCGGCCCACCCGCCGACGACGATGCGCTCGGGGTTGAACAGGTTGATCAGGTTCGCGATCCCGGCGCCGAGGTAGCCGGCCGTCTCCTCGAGGACCTTCTGGGCCGACTTCGAACGGTCGGCCGACGCGAGAAGCGCGGCGAACTGGTCCTGCTCGGTCTCGCCGGGCACGGGCTTGCCCCGGGCGCGCCGGTAGCGCGCGAGCACGGCCTCGGCGCCGATGTAGGCCTCGAGACAGCCGTGCGAACCGCAGCGGCAGGCCTGCCCGCCGTAGACGATCGTGGTGTGGCCCCACTCGCCGGCGCTGCTCGTGGAGCCGCGGTAGGTGGCGCCGTCGGCGATCACGGCCGCGCCGACGCCCGAGCCGATGAGCACGATCACCGCGTGGCGCGCGCCGCGCCCGGCGCCGAACCACATCTCGGCCTGGCCCTGGGTTTTGGCGCCGTTGTCGACGAACACGGGCAGCTCGATGCCGGCCACGCGCAGGTCGTCGGCCAGCGCGACGGAATCCCAGCCGATGGTCGGCGCGTGCACCAGCACGCGTTCGCCCTGCTCGACCGTGCCGGGCACGCCGACACCCACGCCGATCACGGCCGACTCCTCGGCCCCTGCGGACGCGATCACCTCGCGCAACCCGGAGACGACGGCCGCGACGACCGTGGCCGGCTCGGTGCGCGCCGGTGACAGCTCGTGTTCGACCGTGGCCAGCCGTTGCATCGCGAGGTCGAACAGCTCCACGCGCACGCCCGTCTCGCCGATGTCGACGCCCGCCACGTAGCCGTACGCCGGGTCCACGCGCAGCAGAACGCGCGGCCGTCCGCCGTCGGATTCGACCAGGCCGGCCTCGGTGATGAGCCGTTCCTCGCTGAGCTCGGCGGTCACGTTGCTGACCGTCGCCGCCGAAAGGCCGGTGAGCTGGCTCAGTTCGTGCCGCGACAAGGGGCCGTCGAAGTACAGTTTCGACAGCAGCAGGGAACGGTTGTGCCGCCGCAGATCTCGGACGGTCGTGCGCTTGGTCGCCATGTGACACCCATCTGGCCTCGAACTCTCCCGGCACCAGGATGCCTGATCACCGTAAGTTGTGGCCATGTATTAACTAGTGAACTAAGTCCCGAACATATGGTCGTCTGGCAGAATCCCCCAGGTGACGAGGGTGCTCCGGCAGACAACCCGCGACCTGAGGCGGCACAACCGAGCGGCGCTCCTGTCGTCGCTCTACCTGCGAGGGCCGGTCAGCCGGCTCGAACTCGTCGCCGAATCCGGGCTCAGTCCCGCGACCGTGACGAACGTGGTCGCGGAGCTCATCGGCGACGGTGTGGTGGCCGAGGCCGGTTCCGTCGAGTCCGATGGTGGCAGGCCGCGCACGCTGCTGCGCGTCCGGCCCGAGTACGGGCAGGTCGTGGGCGTCGACGTCGGCGAGACCCACGTGCGCGCCGGGCTCTTCGACTGCGCGCTCGGGACGCTCGCGACCGTGCAGCACCCGCTCGCGGGCAGCAACCCCGACCCGGCGGAAGTCGTCGAGCTCGCGCGGGCCGGCGTCGCCTCGGTGCTGTCTTCGGGCGGGGCTTCCCGCGT
The sequence above is a segment of the Amycolatopsis sp. 2-15 genome. Coding sequences within it:
- a CDS encoding ROK family transcriptional regulator, with the translated sequence MATKRTTVRDLRRHNRSLLLSKLYFDGPLSRHELSQLTGLSAATVSNVTAELSEERLITEAGLVESDGGRPRVLLRVDPAYGYVAGVDIGETGVRVELFDLAMQRLATVEHELSPARTEPATVVAAVVSGLREVIASAGAEESAVIGVGVGVPGTVEQGERVLVHAPTIGWDSVALADDLRVAGIELPVFVDNGAKTQGQAEMWFGAGRGARHAVIVLIGSGVGAAVIADGATYRGSTSSAGEWGHTTIVYGGQACRCGSHGCLEAYIGAEAVLARYRRARGKPVPGETEQDQFAALLASADRSKSAQKVLEETAGYLGAGIANLINLFNPERIVVGGWAGLALGERLLPLIRSTASAHALSHPFGETTIQLGYLGLDAVATGAATLPVADLLEQGADPRLLAKPAPAIRSGAGAA